The following proteins are co-located in the Streptococcus downei MFe28 genome:
- a CDS encoding helix-turn-helix domain-containing protein — protein sequence MTLTLPCKNDNFGLHKESKGAKMKIGERLRQARINAGLTQEDVSKELFVTRQTVSRWEQEKNLPNLYVLQDLSKLYEVEVAYFLTKEVENQTEKKSQINFYALFGVICFNVFFASFAYLVMLAFLFTLWIAAVFFICIPMITALLDLRSQGQIKFHFFIANKEFNPGHPYFNAFLFAMTGLILLPLLFLLTRKIFRLTKRYVRYNIKSIRTSIRY from the coding sequence ATGACATTGACACTGCCCTGTAAAAATGATAATTTTGGTCTACACAAAGAGTCTAAAGGAGCTAAGATGAAAATAGGAGAGCGTTTGAGACAGGCTAGAATCAATGCGGGCCTTACCCAAGAAGATGTCTCTAAGGAATTATTTGTCACCAGACAGACCGTGTCACGCTGGGAACAAGAGAAGAATCTTCCCAATCTTTATGTCTTACAGGACTTAAGTAAGCTTTATGAGGTTGAGGTAGCATATTTTTTGACAAAAGAAGTAGAAAATCAGACAGAAAAGAAAAGTCAAATAAATTTTTATGCGCTGTTTGGTGTCATTTGTTTTAATGTTTTTTTTGCCAGTTTCGCCTACCTCGTCATGTTGGCCTTTCTGTTTACTCTTTGGATTGCGGCTGTTTTCTTTATCTGCATCCCAATGATAACAGCCCTTTTGGACTTAAGATCTCAAGGTCAAATTAAATTTCATTTTTTTATAGCAAATAAGGAGTTTAACCCAGGGCACCCTTACTTCAATGCTTTTCTATTCGCAATGACAGGCTTAATTTTGTTGCCCCTCCTCTTTTTGCTTACCAGAAAAATCTTTCGACTTACCAAGCGATATGTCCGTTATAATATCAAAAGTATCCGCACTAGTATCAGATACTAG
- the galU gene encoding UTP--glucose-1-phosphate uridylyltransferase GalU, which yields MTKVRKAVIPAAGLGTRFLPATKALAKEMLPIVDKPTIQFIVEEALKSGIEDILVVTGKAKRSIEDHFDSNFELEYNLEQKGKTDLLKLVNDTTAINLHFIRQSHPRGLGDAVLQAKAFVGNEPFVVMLGDDLMDITDDKAVPLTQQLINDYKETHASTIAVMPVPHDEVSAYGVIAPQGEGHDGLYSVETFVEKPDPQDAPSDLAIIGRYLLTPEIFEILETQKPGAGNEVQLTDAIDTLNKTQRVFAREFTGKRYDVGDKFGFMKTSIDYALQHPQVKDDLKDYIIHLGQELAGKEGK from the coding sequence ATGACTAAAGTTAGAAAAGCCGTTATTCCAGCAGCCGGTTTGGGAACCCGCTTCTTGCCAGCTACCAAGGCTCTGGCCAAGGAGATGTTGCCTATTGTGGATAAACCAACAATCCAATTCATCGTTGAAGAAGCTCTCAAGTCAGGGATTGAAGACATCTTAGTCGTGACCGGTAAGGCAAAACGCTCGATCGAAGACCACTTCGACTCCAACTTCGAATTGGAATACAATTTGGAGCAAAAGGGCAAAACCGACCTGCTCAAGCTGGTCAATGATACAACTGCCATCAATCTCCACTTTATCCGCCAAAGTCACCCTCGTGGCTTGGGAGATGCTGTTTTGCAAGCTAAGGCCTTTGTCGGCAATGAGCCCTTTGTCGTCATGCTGGGCGATGACCTGATGGATATTACCGATGACAAGGCTGTTCCTTTGACTCAGCAGCTCATCAATGACTACAAGGAAACGCACGCTTCTACCATTGCTGTAATGCCTGTACCTCACGATGAGGTCTCTGCCTATGGTGTTATCGCTCCTCAAGGCGAAGGCCATGACGGCCTCTACTCTGTAGAAACCTTTGTGGAAAAGCCAGATCCCCAAGATGCTCCGAGTGATTTGGCCATCATTGGTCGCTACCTCCTGACCCCAGAAATTTTTGAAATTCTAGAAACACAAAAGCCAGGAGCCGGCAATGAAGTTCAACTGACCGATGCCATTGATACCCTCAACAAGACCCAAAGGGTCTTCGCTCGGGAGTTTACTGGGAAACGCTACGATGTCGGTGACAAGTTCGGCTTTATGAAGACCTCTATCGATTATGCCCTCCAACATCCCCAAGTCAAGGATGATCTCAAGGACTACATCATCCACCTGGGTCAAGAATTGGCTGGGAAAGAAGGAAAATAA
- a CDS encoding CPBP family intramembrane glutamic endopeptidase, translated as MKLFLEKLKWLGLAVGFFLAEQLGSMILYFSSGVQMSIKYGSKAQEKIRAGQILPPGPLGITFAILVSLVILVSVVWLLYHYGFIKKVQPNWKILIFGVLFAYLLIYGLDNIGSWLMSLQDKSDTSNQKALESLVHLFPAYFMFIDLVILAPIIEELIFRGFIQQKFFKKPWLGYLMSCLLFSLVHTPDSWGAFFTYASMGAVIGFFAFKFKRLEYGIALHVLNNFIAFLSIYQMIG; from the coding sequence ATGAAATTATTTTTAGAAAAGCTCAAATGGCTTGGTCTAGCCGTCGGCTTCTTTCTGGCAGAACAGCTTGGTAGTATGATTCTCTACTTTAGTTCGGGCGTCCAGATGTCAATCAAATATGGTAGTAAAGCCCAGGAAAAAATCAGGGCTGGGCAAATTCTACCACCAGGTCCACTTGGTATTACTTTCGCCATACTGGTGTCCTTGGTGATTCTAGTCTCAGTAGTCTGGCTCCTCTACCATTATGGCTTTATCAAGAAAGTTCAACCAAATTGGAAGATTTTAATCTTTGGTGTTCTTTTTGCCTACCTTCTTATCTATGGTTTGGATAATATTGGAAGCTGGTTAATGAGTCTTCAGGACAAGTCCGATACCTCTAACCAGAAGGCCCTAGAAAGCTTGGTTCATCTTTTCCCAGCTTACTTTATGTTTATCGACTTGGTTATTCTTGCCCCCATTATTGAAGAGCTCATTTTTCGTGGTTTTATCCAGCAAAAATTCTTCAAAAAACCTTGGCTGGGCTATCTCATGAGTTGTCTGCTTTTCAGCCTAGTCCACACACCTGATAGTTGGGGGGCCTTCTTTACTTATGCTTCCATGGGAGCAGTTATCGGCTTCTTTGCCTTTAAATTTAAACGCTTGGAATATGGTATTGCCCTCCATGTCCTTAATAACTTTATTGCCTTCTTGTCAATATACCAAATGATTGGTTAG
- a CDS encoding CPBP family intramembrane glutamic endopeptidase, with translation MQKRMKLWYIAQYLVFIAILTFANLMAETMKNLPISLVLGFIMLTGVTLTLLEKEPTKPVLVFRWFEALAYPVSLSLVSSFLSQKIESIPFALFLAIYLLVTALPVLYSLLPIFKSVINRILFSVQWFFIGGVPSIAPRLKVPHPLLRPLFTSGFWGSLAAAVFALALMRSLGFSFYDWKPTRKLSVLTLSFIGIFAVYFTLFNAFSIDNNWLDTLFVFDFSNFKPTPYLFWTAVRAGVFEEILCRYIFLLSFLYIWRHQKYQINLAILVSSAIFGLLHITNLMGGQDLIATLSQVIFAILIGFLLSSIYLYTGKLWTVILFHILIDVFAFSSTGSSMMEAMSINDFFTPYNIYMSLFLLLFSVWMLTGKRKNIIRTNVQHLFEQKKSDPS, from the coding sequence ATGCAAAAAAGAATGAAATTGTGGTATATTGCCCAATACCTTGTTTTTATAGCAATTTTAACCTTTGCCAATCTAATGGCTGAGACCATGAAGAATCTTCCGATATCGCTGGTCCTTGGCTTTATTATGCTGACAGGAGTGACTCTAACCCTGCTAGAAAAGGAGCCTACCAAGCCCGTTTTAGTCTTTCGCTGGTTTGAAGCTCTAGCTTACCCTGTCAGCTTAAGTCTAGTCTCTAGTTTTTTGAGCCAAAAAATAGAGAGTATTCCTTTTGCTCTGTTTTTGGCCATCTATCTTTTGGTAACAGCCTTACCAGTTCTTTATAGCCTGCTACCAATCTTCAAGTCTGTTATCAACCGAATCCTATTTAGCGTTCAGTGGTTTTTTATAGGAGGGGTGCCATCAATAGCACCGCGCCTAAAAGTTCCCCACCCTCTTTTACGTCCTCTCTTCACCAGTGGCTTCTGGGGAAGTCTAGCTGCGGCTGTTTTTGCCCTTGCTTTAATGAGAAGTTTAGGATTTAGTTTTTATGACTGGAAACCTACAAGGAAACTGTCAGTTCTCACACTCAGTTTTATAGGGATCTTTGCTGTTTATTTTACCCTCTTCAATGCTTTTTCTATAGATAATAATTGGCTGGATACTCTGTTTGTTTTTGATTTTAGTAATTTTAAACCGACTCCCTATTTATTTTGGACAGCAGTGAGGGCGGGAGTTTTTGAAGAGATTCTCTGCCGCTACATCTTTCTCTTATCCTTCCTTTATATTTGGCGTCATCAGAAATATCAAATTAATCTAGCTATTTTAGTCAGTTCAGCTATCTTTGGTCTGCTTCATATCACTAATCTCATGGGAGGTCAGGATTTGATAGCGACTCTGAGTCAAGTTATTTTTGCGATTTTAATAGGATTCCTGCTCTCTAGTATCTATCTCTATACAGGGAAACTATGGACAGTCATTCTCTTCCATATTCTCATTGATGTTTTTGCCTTTTCAAGCACGGGCTCTAGCATGATGGAAGCCATGTCTATTAATGATTTCTTCACCCCTTACAATATTTACATGTCCCTTTTTCTTCTGCTATTTTCTGTTTGGATGCTGACAGGGAAACGTAAAAATATTATCCGTACCAATGTGCAACATTTGTTTGAACAGAAAAAATCCGATCCTAGCTGA
- a CDS encoding NAD(P)H-dependent glycerol-3-phosphate dehydrogenase, which translates to MTKQKVAVLGPGSWGTALAQVLNDNGHEVRIWGNIPEQIDEINDKHTNTRYFKDVVLDDTIKAYKDLGQTLAGIDAILFVVPTKVTRLVAKQVAEILDHKVIIMHASKGLEPGTHERLSTVLEEEIPVDLRSDIVVVSGPSHAEETIVRDITLITAASKDLTAAKYVQSLFSNHYFRLYTNQDVIGVETAGALKNIIAVGAGALHGMGYGDNAKAAVITRGLAEITRLGVKMGANPLTYSGLSGVGDLIVTGTSIHSRNWRAGDALGRGEKLEDVERNMGMVIEGISTTKVAYELAQQLGVYMPITTAIYKSIYEGANVKESILNMMSNELRSENEWQEEEK; encoded by the coding sequence ATGACAAAACAAAAGGTTGCTGTTTTGGGACCGGGTTCTTGGGGGACTGCCCTGGCTCAGGTTCTTAATGACAACGGGCACGAGGTCCGCATTTGGGGAAATATCCCTGAACAAATTGATGAAATCAATGACAAACACACCAATACCCGCTATTTCAAGGATGTGGTGCTGGATGACACAATTAAGGCCTATAAGGATTTGGGACAGACCCTGGCTGGTATTGACGCCATTCTCTTCGTTGTGCCAACCAAGGTGACACGTTTGGTAGCCAAGCAGGTGGCTGAAATTCTTGACCACAAGGTTATCATCATGCACGCTTCCAAGGGCTTGGAGCCAGGAACTCATGAGCGCCTCTCCACCGTTTTGGAAGAAGAGATTCCTGTTGATTTGCGCAGCGATATCGTGGTCGTTTCTGGACCCAGTCATGCCGAAGAAACCATTGTTCGTGACATTACCCTGATTACGGCGGCTTCTAAGGACCTGACGGCTGCAAAATATGTCCAATCCCTCTTTAGCAATCACTACTTCCGCCTCTACACCAACCAAGATGTTATCGGCGTAGAAACAGCTGGCGCTTTGAAAAATATCATTGCAGTTGGGGCCGGAGCTCTGCACGGTATGGGCTATGGTGACAATGCCAAGGCTGCCGTTATTACTCGTGGTCTGGCAGAAATTACCCGTCTGGGAGTAAAAATGGGAGCTAACCCACTGACCTACAGTGGACTATCAGGTGTTGGCGACTTGATTGTGACAGGAACCTCTATCCACTCTCGTAACTGGCGGGCTGGAGATGCCTTGGGCCGGGGAGAAAAGCTGGAAGATGTGGAACGCAATATGGGCATGGTTATTGAAGGCATTTCAACCACCAAGGTGGCCTATGAACTGGCTCAACAACTAGGTGTTTATATGCCAATCACAACCGCCATTTACAAGTCCATCTATGAGGGAGCCAACGTTAAGGAATCCATCCTCAATATGATGTCCAATGAACTCCGCTCAGAAAACGAGTGGCAGGAAGAAGAGAAATAA
- the rlmB gene encoding 23S rRNA (guanosine(2251)-2'-O)-methyltransferase RlmB: protein MKRRQEHDDIVYGLHATVEALEANTGNKLYIQDDLKGKNVDKIKALAAQKKVAISWIPKKSLSEMTQGAVHQGFVLRVSEFAYSDLAAILAQADQEDNPLILILDGLTDPHNLGSILRTADATGVAGIIIPKHRAVGVTPVVAKTSTGAVEHVPIARVTNLSQTLDKLKEAGYWIFGTDMDGTPSHKWNTAGKLALIIGNEGRGISANLKKQVDEMITIPMTGHVQSLNASVAAAVLMYEVFRHKL, encoded by the coding sequence ATGAAACGAAGACAAGAACATGATGATATCGTCTATGGGCTTCACGCCACGGTTGAAGCCCTAGAGGCCAATACGGGCAATAAGCTCTATATTCAAGATGACCTTAAAGGCAAGAATGTCGATAAAATCAAGGCACTAGCGGCTCAGAAAAAAGTAGCCATCTCTTGGATCCCCAAGAAAAGCTTGTCCGAGATGACCCAGGGAGCCGTCCATCAAGGCTTTGTCCTAAGGGTTTCTGAATTTGCCTACAGCGATTTGGCGGCCATTTTGGCTCAGGCAGACCAGGAAGATAATCCCCTGATTTTGATTTTGGATGGTCTGACCGATCCCCACAATTTAGGGTCCATCTTAAGGACGGCTGATGCGACGGGCGTAGCTGGTATTATTATCCCCAAGCACCGAGCTGTCGGGGTCACCCCAGTCGTTGCCAAGACCTCAACGGGAGCGGTGGAACATGTCCCCATCGCTCGAGTGACCAACCTCAGCCAGACCTTGGACAAGCTAAAAGAGGCTGGTTATTGGATTTTCGGTACCGATATGGACGGCACTCCAAGCCACAAGTGGAATACAGCTGGCAAATTGGCTCTCATTATTGGTAATGAAGGTAGGGGAATTTCTGCCAACCTCAAAAAACAGGTGGATGAAATGATTACCATTCCCATGACTGGTCACGTGCAGAGCCTCAACGCCAGCGTGGCAGCAGCTGTCCTCATGTATGAGGTCTTTCGCCATAAGCTCTAA
- a CDS encoding NYN domain-containing protein: MKKKILLVDGYNMIAFWQETYQLFKTNQLDAARNILLRKLSHYASFEDLEIICVFDAQYVPGSRQKYEDYALTVVFTQEDETADSYIERTAAELNSPLNRVEVATSDLNEQWTVFSQGALRVSARELEERVNVVKSDLDKMSKNIDLYTPRLCSLDDEQLDQLRSYLEDL, encoded by the coding sequence ATGAAAAAGAAAATTCTTCTGGTTGATGGTTACAATATGATTGCCTTTTGGCAGGAAACCTATCAGCTCTTCAAGACCAACCAGCTCGATGCAGCTAGAAATATCCTCCTGCGAAAACTCAGCCACTATGCCAGTTTTGAGGATTTGGAGATTATCTGTGTCTTTGATGCTCAGTATGTTCCAGGTAGCCGTCAAAAGTATGAGGATTATGCCTTAACCGTTGTCTTCACCCAGGAAGATGAGACAGCAGACTCCTATATTGAGCGAACAGCTGCCGAGCTCAACAGTCCCCTCAACCGGGTTGAAGTGGCTACTAGTGACCTCAATGAGCAATGGACGGTCTTTTCCCAAGGGGCCTTACGGGTTTCTGCCCGGGAGCTGGAGGAGCGGGTCAATGTGGTTAAGTCAGATTTGGACAAGATGTCTAAAAATATTGACCTCTACACGCCCCGTCTGTGCTCACTTGATGATGAGCAACTCGACCAACTTCGCTCCTATCTGGAAGATCTTTAA
- a CDS encoding cysteine hydrolase family protein: MADYLLVIDMQDDYVGPGKLHSDPALVQAVNAKIKTYSPDRVIYIVNRFFWEFGRQGKKLIGPMLKASNQVFEKNRASCFTNPELLKFLRAHQARSLEFIGVDGNCCVKHSVLASAKLGFQTTADLSAIGVSWKKLFQKTKKKWAAADVTIIGRQG; encoded by the coding sequence ATGGCAGACTATCTATTGGTCATTGATATGCAGGATGATTATGTCGGTCCAGGCAAGCTTCATTCTGACCCAGCCCTGGTTCAGGCGGTCAATGCTAAGATTAAGACCTACTCTCCAGATAGGGTTATCTATATTGTCAATCGCTTTTTCTGGGAGTTTGGCCGTCAGGGAAAAAAGCTGATTGGCCCCATGCTAAAGGCTTCCAATCAGGTCTTTGAAAAAAATCGAGCCTCCTGCTTCACCAATCCTGAGCTCTTAAAATTTTTAAGGGCCCATCAGGCTCGCTCCCTTGAATTTATTGGTGTGGATGGCAATTGCTGTGTTAAGCATTCGGTGCTGGCCTCAGCCAAGTTGGGTTTTCAGACGACCGCAGACCTATCCGCCATTGGCGTTTCTTGGAAGAAGCTTTTCCAAAAGACCAAGAAAAAATGGGCAGCAGCCGATGTTACCATTATAGGAAGGCAAGGATAA
- a CDS encoding dUTP diphosphatase — protein sequence MAKIRGFELVSSYDNPDLLPKRETAHAAGYDLKVAEAIQIGPGEIVLVPTGVKAYMQPGEVLYLYDRSSNPRKKGLVLINSVGVIDGDYYGNPNNEGHIFAQMQNITNKQVSLEVGDRIVQAVFAPYLVADGDQATGTRTGGFGSTGK from the coding sequence ATGGCAAAAATTCGTGGCTTTGAGCTGGTCAGCTCCTATGACAATCCAGACCTTCTCCCCAAGCGAGAGACAGCTCATGCGGCTGGTTATGATTTGAAGGTAGCGGAGGCTATCCAAATTGGGCCTGGAGAAATTGTCCTTGTACCAACTGGTGTCAAGGCCTATATGCAGCCAGGAGAGGTTCTCTACCTCTACGACCGCTCTTCTAATCCCCGCAAGAAAGGCTTGGTTCTGATTAATTCGGTTGGCGTTATTGATGGTGACTACTACGGCAATCCCAACAACGAGGGCCATATCTTTGCCCAAATGCAAAATATTACGAATAAACAGGTGAGCTTAGAAGTTGGTGACCGGATTGTCCAGGCTGTCTTTGCCCCTTACTTGGTGGCGGATGGTGACCAGGCGACGGGAACTCGCACGGGCGGTTTTGGCTCTACAGGGAAATAG
- a CDS encoding DegV family protein — protein sequence MTFKIITDSTADLDENWAQTQDIDILGLTITLNDKTYPTAGPDRMTSETLLQAMKEGGKPTTSQVNVGQFEASFKKYAQEGRPILYLAFSSVLSGTYQSSQIARDLVLEDYPEAIIEIIDTRAAAGGEGYLSILAAQMRDQGASLEEVKAKILDILPRLRTFFLVDDLYHLMRGGRLSKSSALIGSLVNIKPLLWLDAEGKLVPLAKLRGRKKGMKEMLTQATRDVENSTAIVAYANDQASAQDLKAKLLENPAISEVLILPLGPVISAHVGPNTLAIFTIGHEPR from the coding sequence ATGACATTTAAAATCATTACAGATTCGACTGCCGATTTAGACGAAAACTGGGCCCAGACCCAGGATATTGATATTCTCGGATTAACCATTACCTTAAACGATAAAACCTACCCCACGGCCGGTCCCGACAGGATGACTAGCGAGACCCTTTTGCAGGCCATGAAAGAGGGTGGAAAGCCGACGACCAGTCAGGTCAATGTTGGCCAATTTGAGGCCAGTTTTAAAAAATATGCTCAAGAAGGACGACCAATTCTCTATCTGGCCTTTTCATCGGTCCTTTCGGGGACCTATCAGTCCAGCCAGATTGCCAGGGATTTGGTCCTAGAAGACTACCCAGAGGCCATTATTGAGATTATTGATACAAGGGCAGCGGCTGGTGGCGAGGGTTACCTTTCCATCTTGGCGGCTCAGATGCGAGATCAGGGGGCTAGCTTAGAGGAAGTCAAGGCCAAGATTCTTGATATTCTACCACGCCTGCGGACCTTCTTTTTGGTGGATGATCTCTATCACCTCATGAGAGGAGGCCGTCTATCTAAGAGCTCTGCCCTGATTGGTAGTTTGGTCAATATCAAGCCCCTACTCTGGTTGGATGCCGAGGGTAAACTGGTTCCTCTGGCTAAATTACGAGGGCGCAAGAAGGGTATGAAGGAAATGCTGACCCAGGCTACAAGGGATGTGGAAAACAGCACAGCCATTGTGGCCTATGCCAATGACCAGGCTAGTGCTCAAGACCTCAAGGCCAAATTGTTGGAGAATCCCGCTATTTCGGAGGTTCTCATCCTACCGCTGGGGCCTGTTATCTCAGCCCATGTTGGCCCTAACACCCTGGCTATTTTCACCATTGGCCATGAGCCACGCTAA
- a CDS encoding CPBP family intramembrane glutamic endopeptidase: MQKVLDKLSWLLLAFFIFYLDFSLQGVLLVRKNLRHIEADVMASLGFILVTIFIVLLLRLLKEPLSLKPLATTKFALYFTAFPAVMVINAIGGLVRTLLSNATTSANQSALNNLGMPFYLYFIMAVVFAPIVEETIFRKCLLEKVFGFDGWVKWVGWIVTGLLFGYIHLYTNLSDIGGWISYGGMGLVFGFVAMQSRRVEYSIAIHMIMNAFVVLISLLQ; the protein is encoded by the coding sequence ATGCAAAAAGTATTAGACAAACTTTCTTGGCTTCTCTTGGCCTTCTTTATCTTTTATCTGGATTTCAGTCTTCAAGGAGTCCTGCTGGTTAGAAAGAATCTCCGCCACATTGAGGCGGATGTGATGGCCAGTCTCGGCTTTATTCTTGTTACCATCTTCATCGTTCTCCTGCTACGCCTGCTTAAGGAACCCCTCTCCTTGAAACCCCTAGCCACCACAAAATTTGCCCTCTATTTTACAGCCTTTCCTGCTGTCATGGTCATCAATGCTATCGGTGGGCTTGTGCGCACTCTTTTAAGCAACGCAACCACCAGTGCCAATCAGTCCGCCCTCAATAATTTGGGCATGCCCTTTTATTTGTACTTCATTATGGCTGTGGTGTTTGCTCCCATTGTTGAAGAAACTATTTTCCGTAAATGCCTTCTGGAGAAGGTTTTTGGCTTTGATGGCTGGGTCAAATGGGTTGGCTGGATTGTAACCGGCCTCCTCTTTGGCTATATCCACCTCTACACAAATCTTAGTGATATTGGTGGCTGGATTTCTTATGGAGGAATGGGCTTGGTTTTTGGCTTTGTTGCTATGCAATCCAGGCGTGTTGAATACAGTATAGCTATTCACATGATAATGAATGCCTTTGTTGTTCTGATAAGCCTGCTGCAATAG
- the radA gene encoding DNA repair protein RadA, which yields MAKQKSTFVCQECGYNSPKYLGRCPNCGSWSSFVEEKEVEEVKNARVSLTGEKTEPTKLKDVSSVDYTRTKTDMDEFNRVLGGGVVPGSLVLIGGDPGIGKSTLLLQVSTQLANKGMVLYVSGEESAEQIKLRSERLGDFDNEFYIYAETNMQNIRTEIERLQPDFLIIDSIQTVMSPEITSVQGSVSQVREVTAELMQLAKSNNIATFIVGHVTKEGTLAGPRMLEHMVDTVLYFEGERHHTFRILRAVKNRFGSTNEIGIFEMQTGGLVEVHNPSQLFLEERLDGATGSAIVVTMEGTRPILAEVQALVTPTVFGNAKRTTTGLDFNRVSLIMAVLEKRCGLLLQNQDAYLKSAGGVKLDEPAIDLAVAVAIASSYKEAPTNAQDAFIGEIGLTGEIRRVNRIEQRLNEAAKLGFTRIYVPKNALHGIEIPKSIDVIGVSTIGEVLKKVFQVKDESRNSLNSVNS from the coding sequence ATCGCTAAGCAAAAATCAACCTTTGTCTGTCAGGAATGTGGCTACAATTCGCCCAAGTACCTAGGCCGTTGTCCCAACTGTGGCTCCTGGTCCTCCTTCGTCGAGGAAAAGGAAGTCGAAGAAGTCAAGAATGCCAGGGTTTCTTTGACAGGTGAAAAAACCGAGCCAACCAAATTAAAGGATGTCTCTTCCGTTGATTACACCAGAACTAAAACCGATATGGATGAGTTTAACCGTGTTCTTGGCGGCGGTGTCGTGCCAGGCAGTCTGGTCCTTATCGGTGGGGATCCCGGTATTGGGAAATCCACCCTACTCCTGCAAGTCTCCACCCAGCTGGCTAATAAGGGAATGGTCCTCTATGTTTCTGGGGAAGAATCTGCCGAGCAAATCAAGCTTCGTAGCGAGCGACTAGGTGATTTTGACAATGAGTTCTATATCTACGCGGAGACCAATATGCAAAATATCCGCACGGAGATTGAGCGCCTGCAGCCGGATTTTCTGATTATCGACTCCATCCAGACGGTCATGAGCCCTGAAATTACCAGTGTTCAAGGGTCAGTTTCCCAAGTGCGGGAAGTGACGGCTGAGCTCATGCAGCTGGCCAAGAGTAATAACATTGCTACCTTTATCGTCGGGCACGTGACCAAGGAAGGGACCCTAGCTGGTCCGCGGATGTTGGAGCACATGGTGGATACAGTTCTCTATTTTGAAGGGGAACGCCACCATACCTTTCGAATTTTGCGGGCGGTCAAAAATCGTTTCGGTTCCACCAATGAAATCGGGATTTTTGAGATGCAAACAGGTGGTCTTGTCGAGGTCCACAATCCCAGCCAACTTTTCTTAGAAGAACGCCTGGATGGGGCAACAGGCTCGGCCATTGTTGTCACCATGGAGGGGACCCGGCCGATTTTGGCAGAGGTGCAGGCCCTGGTTACGCCGACCGTCTTTGGTAATGCCAAGCGGACTACGACAGGTTTAGATTTCAATCGGGTCAGCCTGATTATGGCCGTCTTGGAGAAGCGCTGTGGCCTGCTCCTGCAGAATCAGGATGCCTATCTCAAGTCGGCTGGTGGAGTCAAACTAGATGAGCCAGCTATTGACCTAGCGGTGGCAGTTGCCATAGCCTCCTCCTACAAGGAAGCACCGACCAATGCTCAGGATGCCTTTATCGGGGAAATCGGCCTGACAGGGGAAATTCGTCGGGTCAATCGGATTGAACAACGCCTCAATGAGGCTGCCAAGCTGGGCTTCACTAGGATTTATGTCCCTAAGAATGCCCTCCACGGCATTGAGATCCCTAAAAGCATTGATGTTATCGGAGTTTCAACAATCGGGGAAGTATTAAAAAAAGTATTTCAAGTTAAGGATGAGAGTCGAAATAGTTTAAACTCCGTAAATAGTTAA
- a CDS encoding PASTA domain-containing protein, translating into MAKKKIGKIDIVNKALNIIPDTTEILSDTIKSTTPLVEKAMDRRFESQQQLVDLPNLIDLNISEAKETLEELGFKVVTIAAKADKKFSKNKAEGLVKMEPKPGRVRQGIVVKLYYVTEEIVEESKNLRSNTPNIKSLIKSLPKRNPKISKEE; encoded by the coding sequence ATGGCTAAGAAAAAAATTGGAAAGATAGATATCGTTAACAAGGCCTTGAACATCATCCCGGATACTACGGAAATATTATCAGATACCATAAAAAGCACGACCCCCTTGGTTGAAAAGGCTATGGATAGGCGTTTTGAGAGTCAACAACAGCTAGTTGATCTACCTAATTTAATTGATTTAAACATATCAGAAGCCAAAGAAACACTAGAAGAACTTGGATTTAAGGTTGTTACCATTGCTGCAAAGGCAGATAAGAAGTTCAGTAAAAACAAGGCAGAAGGATTAGTAAAAATGGAGCCCAAGCCAGGAAGAGTAAGGCAGGGGATTGTTGTTAAATTATATTATGTGACGGAAGAAATCGTAGAAGAAAGCAAGAATTTACGTAGTAATACTCCTAATATAAAAAGCCTGATTAAAAGTCTTCCTAAGCGAAATCCAAAAATTAGCAAAGAGGAGTAG